The following proteins are encoded in a genomic region of Saccharopolyspora antimicrobica:
- a CDS encoding cellulose-binding protein gives MKFYIQQTEAEVRMLAEDRDSALSQVGDLTAQLEQARAEVDSLKQQLDEQARTPVDAAALTDRLRRMVRLANDEANEVVAAAQAAAEHEWARSEQAAAELRERYEKLVAEADEWRRQSEQQRNEMLARTREEVQAMKREAEDCRRKLDNDAESRRTQVEHDFEVSMAARREEAMRIMAEREQASREAAQRRVREATAEAERRIRRADEYAETMLRMRQDLAQRVRAAQQVLATAEPFLAATEAGAATEGSDGYVAEVVHNGHASADEVDVPEQRHEEPVPEGAAAGA, from the coding sequence GTGAAGTTCTACATTCAGCAGACCGAGGCCGAGGTGCGGATGCTCGCCGAGGATCGCGACTCGGCGCTCAGCCAGGTCGGCGATCTGACCGCGCAGCTGGAGCAGGCGCGGGCCGAAGTTGACTCGCTCAAGCAGCAGCTCGACGAGCAGGCCCGCACGCCGGTCGATGCCGCTGCGCTGACGGACCGCTTACGCCGGATGGTCCGGCTCGCCAACGATGAGGCGAACGAGGTGGTCGCCGCCGCGCAGGCCGCGGCCGAGCACGAGTGGGCGCGTAGCGAGCAGGCCGCGGCCGAGCTGCGCGAGCGCTACGAGAAGCTGGTCGCCGAGGCCGACGAGTGGCGGCGGCAGTCCGAGCAGCAGCGCAACGAGATGCTCGCCCGCACTCGCGAGGAAGTCCAGGCCATGAAGCGCGAGGCCGAGGACTGCCGCCGCAAGCTCGACAACGACGCCGAGAGCCGGCGCACCCAGGTCGAGCACGACTTCGAGGTGTCCATGGCGGCGCGCCGCGAAGAGGCGATGCGCATCATGGCCGAGCGCGAGCAGGCCAGCCGGGAGGCCGCGCAGCGGCGGGTCCGCGAGGCCACCGCGGAAGCGGAGCGGCGGATCCGGCGGGCCGACGAGTACGCCGAGACGATGCTGCGCATGCGGCAGGACCTCGCGCAGCGGGTCCGCGCCGCGCAGCAGGTGCTGGCCACCGCGGAGCCGTTCCTGGCCGCGACGGAAGCGGGCGCGGCCACCGAGGGCTCGGACGGCTACGTCGCCGAAGTGGTCCACAATGGACACGCGTCGGCCGACGAGGTCGACGTCCCGGAGCAGCGCCACGAGGAGCCGGTGCCCGAAGGAGCGGCCGCCGGCGCCTGA
- a CDS encoding S28 family serine protease — MNWRGLVTTVAVCGMLLVGAPVGAAPPADDVRDRLEAVPDLTVVGERPTEPGFRLFDLTFTQPADHRNPAAGQFQQRLTLLHRDLSRPTVLYASGYDLPEKTTRTEPTRLVDGNQVSLEHRFFTPSRPDPADWGDLDIWQAATDQHRVISALRAVYDDRWITTGASKGGMTAVYHRRFYPDDVDGTVAYVAPNDVDNDRDRYDEFLAGVGTDPACRAALTAVQREALVRRGELVAKFQAYADAEGLTFDRIIGDIDRGFEMTVIDTPFAFWQYRGQDDCAQVPATTASTDEIYAFFDQTTEFRFYTDQGIEPYAPYYYQAGTQLGWPHVSDEPLADLLHNRELSQPRNLVSRDIPMRFEPGVMHRVDAWVRSRGSELMFVNGERDPWSAEPFELGPGTRDSYSYLVPGANHGAKIEGLPADQQAEAEQTLRRWAEVEAPAMRSAVLDAEPLQRHPR, encoded by the coding sequence ATGAACTGGCGCGGTCTGGTCACCACCGTCGCGGTGTGCGGCATGCTGCTGGTCGGCGCACCGGTGGGTGCGGCACCACCGGCGGACGACGTGCGCGACCGCTTGGAGGCGGTGCCCGATCTGACGGTGGTGGGCGAGCGGCCCACCGAACCGGGATTCCGGCTTTTCGACCTGACCTTCACCCAGCCCGCCGACCACCGGAACCCGGCGGCCGGGCAGTTCCAGCAGCGCCTGACCCTGCTGCACCGCGACCTGTCGCGGCCGACCGTGCTCTACGCCTCGGGCTACGACCTGCCGGAGAAGACCACCCGCACCGAGCCGACCCGGCTGGTCGACGGCAACCAGGTGAGCCTGGAGCACCGCTTCTTCACCCCGTCCCGCCCGGACCCGGCGGACTGGGGCGACCTGGACATCTGGCAGGCCGCCACCGACCAGCACCGGGTGATCAGCGCGCTGCGCGCGGTCTACGACGACCGGTGGATCACCACCGGGGCCAGCAAGGGCGGCATGACGGCGGTCTACCACCGGCGGTTCTACCCCGACGACGTCGACGGCACGGTCGCCTACGTGGCGCCCAACGACGTCGACAACGACCGGGACCGCTACGACGAGTTCCTGGCCGGGGTCGGCACCGACCCGGCCTGCCGCGCGGCGCTGACCGCGGTGCAGCGCGAGGCGCTGGTGCGGCGCGGCGAGCTGGTGGCGAAGTTCCAGGCCTACGCCGACGCCGAGGGCCTGACCTTCGACCGGATCATCGGCGACATCGACCGCGGCTTCGAGATGACAGTGATCGACACGCCCTTCGCGTTCTGGCAGTACCGCGGCCAGGACGACTGCGCCCAGGTGCCCGCCACCACGGCGAGCACCGACGAGATCTACGCGTTCTTCGACCAGACCACGGAGTTCCGCTTCTACACCGACCAGGGCATCGAGCCGTACGCGCCGTACTACTACCAGGCGGGCACCCAGCTGGGCTGGCCGCACGTCTCCGACGAGCCGCTGGCCGACCTGCTGCACAACCGCGAGCTGAGCCAGCCCCGCAACCTGGTCTCGCGCGACATCCCGATGCGCTTCGAGCCGGGCGTGATGCACCGGGTCGACGCGTGGGTGCGCAGCCGGGGTTCGGAGCTGATGTTCGTCAACGGCGAGCGCGATCCCTGGAGCGCCGAACCCTTCGAGCTGGGCCCCGGCACCCGCGACTCGTACAGCTACCTGGTCCCGGGCGCCAACCACGGAGCCAAGATCGAGGGCCTGCCCGCCGACCAGCAGGCCGAAGCCGAGCAGACGCTCCGCCGCTGGGCCGAGGTCGAAGCACCGGCCATGCGCTCCGCGGTCCTGGACGCCGAACCGCTCCAGCGGCACCCACGCTGA
- a CDS encoding APC family permease, translating to MSAPNYDAGLNEFGYTNKLKRSLGGFHTFAAGISYISVLTGTFQLSYFGLSFGGPAYWWSWPIVFLGQLLVALSFAELASRYPIAGSVYNWAKKLGGQHVGWLAGWMMLLASIVSISATALAYQNTLPQIWSGFQVIGDGSNSTDAAVNGILLALVLILFTTMVNAFGVKLMARINSGGVFIELVAAVLLVVALALVAVNPPTVVFDTNGTESAFGGSYLSAFLIAGIASSYVMYGFDTAASLGEESINPHRNAPKAILRALIASFVLGGLILLFGMMATRDFSAPELASSGLQFVLNDALGPFVGRLFLLAIFVAITVCVLAVHTAAIRIAFAMARDNALPAGKLLARVSPRFQTPVIPAVVIGVLAVALLVVNIGQPQIFTAITSLAIILIYISYLLVTVPMLIARLRGKWQPTKEEGRFSLGKLGLPVNVLAVLWGVGMTVNLAWPRREVYNAEPPYHWYLQYSSVLFVGVAAVGGFAYYWFVQRHKVGVLADHASTSDNDETSPVA from the coding sequence ATGAGCGCGCCCAATTACGATGCCGGGCTCAACGAGTTCGGTTACACCAACAAACTGAAGAGAAGTCTCGGAGGTTTCCACACCTTCGCGGCCGGGATCAGCTACATCTCGGTGCTCACCGGCACCTTCCAACTGTCCTACTTCGGCCTGTCCTTCGGGGGCCCCGCCTACTGGTGGTCCTGGCCGATCGTGTTCCTGGGGCAGTTGCTCGTGGCGTTGAGTTTCGCCGAGCTGGCATCCCGGTACCCGATCGCCGGCTCCGTCTACAACTGGGCTAAGAAGCTGGGCGGTCAGCACGTCGGCTGGCTGGCCGGGTGGATGATGCTGCTGGCCTCGATCGTGTCGATCTCGGCCACCGCGCTGGCCTACCAGAACACGCTCCCGCAGATCTGGTCCGGTTTCCAGGTGATCGGCGACGGCTCCAACAGCACCGACGCCGCGGTCAACGGCATCCTGCTGGCGCTGGTGCTGATCCTGTTCACCACGATGGTCAACGCCTTCGGCGTCAAGCTGATGGCCCGGATCAACAGCGGTGGCGTGTTCATCGAGCTGGTCGCCGCCGTGCTGCTGGTCGTCGCGCTGGCGCTGGTGGCGGTGAACCCGCCGACGGTCGTGTTCGACACCAACGGCACCGAATCGGCCTTCGGCGGCAGCTACCTCAGCGCGTTCCTGATCGCCGGGATCGCCTCGTCGTACGTGATGTACGGCTTCGACACCGCCGCCTCGCTGGGCGAGGAGTCCATCAACCCGCACCGCAACGCGCCCAAGGCGATCCTGCGGGCGCTGATCGCCTCGTTCGTCCTCGGCGGCCTGATCCTGCTGTTCGGCATGATGGCCACGCGCGACTTCTCCGCGCCGGAGCTGGCCTCCAGCGGCCTGCAGTTCGTGCTCAACGACGCGCTGGGGCCGTTCGTCGGCCGGTTGTTCCTGCTGGCCATCTTCGTGGCGATCACGGTCTGCGTGCTGGCGGTGCACACCGCGGCGATCCGCATCGCCTTCGCCATGGCCCGCGACAACGCGCTGCCCGCAGGCAAGCTGCTGGCGCGCGTCAGCCCGCGGTTCCAGACCCCCGTGATCCCCGCGGTGGTCATCGGCGTGCTCGCGGTGGCGCTGCTGGTGGTCAACATCGGCCAGCCGCAGATCTTCACCGCCATCACCAGCCTGGCGATCATCCTGATCTACATCTCCTACCTGCTTGTCACGGTGCCGATGCTGATCGCGCGGCTGCGCGGCAAGTGGCAGCCGACCAAGGAGGAGGGCCGGTTCAGCCTGGGCAAGCTCGGGCTGCCGGTCAACGTGCTGGCGGTGCTGTGGGGCGTGGGCATGACGGTCAACCTGGCCTGGCCGCGCCGCGAGGTCTACAACGCCGAACCGCCCTACCACTGGTACCTGCAGTACAGCTCGGTGCTGTTCGTCGGAGTCGCGGCGGTGGGCGGATTCGCGTACTACTGGTTCGTCCAGCGCCACAAGGTCGGCGTTCTCGCCGACCACGCGTCCACATCGGACAACGACGAGACCAGCCCGGTCGCCTGA
- a CDS encoding TetR/AcrR family transcriptional regulator, whose amino-acid sequence MSPEERRAMIITVAIPLVAEYGAAVTTKQVARAAGIGEATIFRVFEDKDELISACMEEALRPDQVTREIASISLDDPLVDRLNAAADALAAHLERIGALAGALHATGHPGGARNAMAGKLRTKRAKQRPEPAERDGGHQVRDAVAELFEPERDSLRLPPEKLTAMFLGFLYTRGRMGGESAGVEPAELVDLFLHGALVEAA is encoded by the coding sequence ATGAGTCCCGAAGAGCGACGGGCGATGATCATCACGGTCGCGATTCCGCTGGTGGCCGAGTACGGCGCGGCGGTCACCACCAAGCAGGTGGCGCGGGCCGCCGGAATCGGGGAGGCGACCATCTTCCGGGTTTTCGAGGACAAGGACGAGCTGATCTCGGCGTGCATGGAGGAGGCGCTCCGCCCGGATCAGGTGACGCGGGAGATCGCCTCGATCTCGCTCGACGACCCGCTGGTCGACCGGCTGAACGCCGCGGCGGATGCGTTGGCCGCGCACCTGGAGCGGATCGGCGCGTTGGCCGGTGCGCTGCACGCCACCGGACATCCGGGCGGTGCGCGCAACGCCATGGCGGGCAAGCTCCGGACGAAGCGCGCGAAGCAGCGGCCCGAGCCCGCGGAGCGGGACGGCGGGCACCAGGTTCGCGATGCGGTGGCCGAGCTCTTCGAGCCGGAACGGGATTCGCTGCGGCTGCCGCCGGAAAAGCTCACCGCGATGTTCTTGGGATTCCTGTACACGCGCGGGCGCATGGGCGGCGAATCCGCCGGGGTGGAACCCGCCGAGCTCGTCGACCTGTTCCTACACGGTGCGCTGGTGGAAGCGGCATAA
- a CDS encoding acyltransferase family protein: MTPTATKRSSGRSKRKISWDVVRTACVVLVMLYHSTFLSTYLHPEMTPRSVVFPFQVGASLLLVISAYFACVTIGRGTLLRYWWGRMARLVPPFVGAVVVVFLVMRWAAVEGWFYPTRSDLVANLLMLWNWKPADYWFIDGSHWTVPLQLMGFTAAAALFATKWGHGRRIILVLWLAVLLPIVQWPLRVSDSSEIYRTVVDGIGVHRWHLFVVGVAIWLWSTRRISLPHFLGMLLACMAGQALHNYAETPEGLVADWGSTIAVCLGILVVAVTAYGPDWNRVVPNWLAGRISWFAGISYGVFLVHQTIGYIVMRKLDDVGVDPLLQTAAMLIAGTVLGWALTRVVERPSHKFLMNTYDNLAARRAARTKTG; the protein is encoded by the coding sequence ATGACACCCACTGCCACCAAGCGGAGCTCGGGCCGGAGCAAGCGCAAGATCAGCTGGGACGTGGTGCGAACCGCCTGCGTCGTGCTGGTGATGCTCTACCACTCCACTTTCCTGAGCACCTACCTGCATCCGGAGATGACGCCGCGCTCGGTCGTCTTCCCGTTCCAGGTCGGGGCGAGCCTGCTGCTGGTGATCTCGGCGTACTTCGCGTGCGTGACCATCGGCCGCGGCACGCTGCTGCGCTACTGGTGGGGGCGGATGGCCCGGCTCGTTCCGCCGTTCGTCGGCGCCGTCGTGGTGGTCTTCCTGGTGATGCGCTGGGCGGCCGTGGAGGGCTGGTTCTACCCCACCCGCAGCGATCTGGTGGCCAACCTGCTGATGCTGTGGAACTGGAAACCCGCCGACTACTGGTTCATCGACGGTTCGCACTGGACGGTCCCGCTGCAGCTGATGGGATTCACCGCCGCCGCGGCGCTGTTCGCCACCAAGTGGGGCCACGGGCGGCGGATCATCCTCGTGCTGTGGCTGGCGGTGCTGCTGCCGATCGTCCAGTGGCCGCTGCGGGTCAGCGATTCCTCGGAGATCTACCGGACCGTCGTCGACGGCATCGGCGTGCACCGCTGGCACCTGTTCGTGGTCGGCGTAGCGATCTGGCTGTGGTCGACGCGGCGGATCTCGCTGCCGCACTTCCTCGGCATGCTGCTGGCCTGCATGGCCGGTCAGGCGCTGCACAACTACGCCGAGACCCCCGAGGGCCTGGTGGCCGACTGGGGATCCACGATCGCGGTGTGCCTGGGCATACTCGTGGTGGCGGTGACCGCCTACGGACCGGACTGGAACCGGGTGGTGCCGAACTGGCTGGCCGGCCGGATCAGCTGGTTCGCGGGCATCTCCTACGGCGTGTTCCTGGTGCACCAGACGATCGGCTACATCGTGATGCGCAAGCTGGACGACGTCGGCGTCGACCCGCTGCTGCAGACCGCCGCGATGCTGATCGCCGGCACCGTCCTCGGCTGGGCTCTGACCCGCGTGGTGGAGCGCCCGTCGCACAAGTTCCTGATGAACACCTACGACAACCTCGCCGCCCGCCGCGCGGCGCGGACGAAGACCGGCTGA
- a CDS encoding helix-turn-helix domain-containing protein, which yields MELVKVVGANLRATRTERELSLSETARRAGIGKATLSELEAGRRNPTLETLYALATVLGVPLGRLLVAEPEPGAEPAVVVNRAGGAELSGQVVEVQLMDRVVTGGQRQEIYRLRVRAGSKYVSAAHRPRVVEQLLVHSGTLVTGPESAPETLGPGDYIRFDGGVDHVYQAPADDVLATLVMRYPDPA from the coding sequence GTGGAGCTGGTCAAGGTGGTGGGGGCGAACCTGCGCGCGACCCGCACCGAGCGCGAGCTGTCGTTGTCGGAGACCGCGCGGCGAGCGGGGATCGGCAAGGCGACGCTCTCGGAGCTGGAGGCCGGACGTCGCAATCCGACGCTGGAAACCCTCTACGCGCTGGCCACGGTCCTCGGCGTTCCACTGGGACGGCTGCTGGTCGCGGAGCCGGAGCCCGGCGCGGAGCCCGCCGTGGTGGTCAACCGCGCCGGCGGCGCGGAGCTGTCCGGGCAGGTGGTGGAGGTGCAGCTGATGGACCGGGTGGTCACCGGCGGCCAGCGGCAGGAGATCTACCGGCTGCGCGTGCGCGCGGGTTCCAAGTACGTCTCCGCCGCGCACCGGCCCCGCGTGGTCGAGCAGCTGCTGGTGCACTCCGGAACTCTGGTCACCGGCCCGGAATCGGCCCCCGAAACGCTCGGTCCCGGTGACTACATCCGCTTCGACGGCGGAGTGGACCACGTCTACCAGGCCCCGGCCGACGACGTCCTCGCGACGCTGGTGATGCGCTACCCCGACCCGGCCTGA
- a CDS encoding TetR/AcrR family transcriptional regulator — protein sequence MSTTQPAPAARRKDPARPERIARAAIAVVAERGVDKLTHRAVAAQAGVPLGSTTYYFATLDDLLASALRQAAADDVAHLREWAQGLNGDLAVALTDLVLHYLGPARAQTAVEHQLYIAALHKPALHGASQEWDSALAELFASLVDPATGRALSVVFCGLLLQGIVRESVPSRDEIEMIFRRVLPRPAES from the coding sequence ATGTCGACCACGCAGCCCGCGCCCGCCGCGCGCCGCAAGGACCCGGCCCGGCCCGAGCGCATCGCGCGCGCCGCGATCGCCGTCGTCGCCGAGCGCGGTGTGGACAAGCTCACCCACCGCGCGGTCGCGGCGCAGGCCGGAGTGCCGCTGGGGTCGACCACCTACTACTTCGCCACCCTCGACGATCTGCTGGCCAGCGCCCTGCGGCAGGCGGCCGCCGACGACGTCGCGCACCTGCGGGAGTGGGCCCAGGGGCTCAACGGCGACCTTGCCGTCGCGCTGACCGATCTGGTGCTGCACTACCTCGGCCCGGCTCGCGCGCAGACCGCGGTGGAGCACCAGCTCTACATCGCCGCGCTGCACAAGCCCGCGCTGCACGGCGCGAGCCAGGAGTGGGACAGCGCGCTGGCGGAGCTGTTCGCCTCGCTCGTCGACCCGGCCACCGGCCGCGCGCTGTCGGTGGTGTTCTGCGGATTGCTGCTGCAAGGCATCGTCCGGGAATCGGTGCCGAGCCGAGATGAAATCGAGATGATATTCCGGCGGGTGCTGCCGCGACCCGCGGAAAGCTGA
- a CDS encoding aldehyde dehydrogenase family protein yields MSKAENSAATLFIDGEWAPAADGRTREIRCPADGQLVATVAEGGRADTERAIAAARRAFDEGSWATSSPWERGDLLLRVSDILVRDKAEFARAESLDTGKRLVESEFDMDDIAACFRYFGKIAGTDAGHLVDTGSRDSISRVQYEPVGVCGMITPWNYPLLQVAWKVAPAIAAGDTFVLKPSELTPSTAILLMRALTEAGLPAGVGNLVLGTGAEVGSVLSEHPDIDLVSFTGGLHTGRKVSAAAAATVKKVALELGGKNPNVVFADADFETAVDYALTAVFLHSGQVCSAGARLIVQDELHDALVDEIVRRAELIRLGGPFDADAETGPLISAAHLQKVDDYVAKSVAEGAVLRTGGRRPEGERYANGHYYLPTVLDNVQQGSYAVVEESFGPVLTVERFTDEDDAVRIANDTHYGLAGGVFTGDPAKAQRVANRLRHGTVWINDFHPYLPQAEWGGYKQSGIGRELGRAGLGEYQEAKHVFQNLRPGPQNWFAGE; encoded by the coding sequence ATGTCGAAAGCTGAGAATTCGGCGGCCACGCTGTTCATCGACGGCGAATGGGCGCCTGCCGCGGACGGCCGCACCCGCGAGATCCGCTGCCCCGCCGACGGGCAACTGGTCGCCACCGTGGCCGAGGGCGGGCGGGCCGACACCGAGCGCGCCATCGCCGCGGCCCGCCGCGCCTTCGACGAGGGCTCCTGGGCGACCAGCTCGCCGTGGGAGCGCGGTGACCTGCTGCTGCGGGTCAGCGACATCCTGGTGCGCGACAAGGCCGAGTTCGCCCGCGCCGAATCGCTGGACACCGGCAAGCGGCTGGTCGAGAGCGAATTCGACATGGACGACATCGCCGCCTGCTTCCGCTACTTCGGCAAGATCGCGGGCACCGACGCGGGGCACCTGGTCGACACCGGGTCGCGCGACTCGATCAGCCGCGTGCAGTACGAGCCGGTGGGCGTGTGCGGCATGATCACGCCCTGGAACTACCCGCTGCTGCAGGTGGCCTGGAAGGTCGCCCCGGCCATCGCGGCGGGCGACACCTTCGTGCTCAAGCCCAGCGAGCTGACGCCGAGCACCGCGATCCTGCTGATGCGCGCGCTGACCGAGGCCGGGCTGCCCGCCGGTGTCGGCAACCTGGTGCTGGGCACCGGCGCCGAGGTCGGCTCGGTGCTCTCCGAGCACCCCGACATCGACCTGGTCTCCTTCACCGGTGGCCTGCACACCGGCCGCAAGGTCTCCGCCGCGGCCGCCGCCACGGTCAAGAAGGTCGCCCTGGAGCTGGGCGGCAAGAACCCCAACGTGGTCTTCGCCGACGCCGACTTCGAGACCGCCGTGGACTACGCGCTGACCGCGGTGTTCCTGCACTCCGGCCAGGTGTGCTCGGCCGGGGCGCGGCTGATCGTGCAGGACGAGCTGCACGACGCGCTGGTGGACGAGATCGTCCGCCGCGCCGAGCTGATCCGCCTCGGCGGGCCGTTCGACGCCGACGCCGAGACCGGGCCGCTGATCTCGGCCGCGCACCTGCAGAAGGTCGACGACTACGTGGCCAAGTCCGTCGCCGAGGGCGCTGTGCTGCGCACCGGTGGCCGCCGCCCCGAAGGCGAGCGCTACGCGAACGGCCACTACTACCTGCCGACCGTGCTCGACAACGTGCAGCAGGGCTCCTACGCCGTGGTCGAGGAGTCCTTCGGCCCGGTGCTGACGGTGGAGCGCTTCACCGACGAGGACGACGCGGTGCGCATCGCCAACGACACCCACTACGGCCTGGCAGGCGGGGTGTTCACCGGTGACCCGGCCAAGGCGCAGCGGGTGGCCAACCGGCTGCGGCACGGCACCGTGTGGATCAACGACTTCCACCCCTACCTGCCGCAGGCGGAATGGGGCGGGTACAAGCAGTCCGGCATCGGCCGCGAACTCGGCCGCGCCGGTCTCGGTGAATACCAGGAGGCCAAGCACGTCTTCCAGAACCTGCGGCCCGGGCCGCAGAACTGGTTCGCCGGCGAATAA
- a CDS encoding GMC family oxidoreductase, with protein sequence MTDQFDYVVVGGGSAGAAVAARLSEDPNVTVCLLEAGPSDVGDKAILELKRWMALLESGYDWDYLIEPQENGNSFMRHARARVLGGCSSHNSCIAFWAPAEDLDEWESMGATGWSAKDVFPLYKRLETNDGPGDHHGRSGPVTIRSVPPEDPCGAALLRACEQQGIPTTEFNSGKTVVHGANWFQINAREDGTRSSSSVSYLHPNLDRPNLEIRTQAWAKKVTFSGTRATGVQYLDADLIHTRTVTASREVVLSAGAIDTPKLLMLSGIGPGEHLREFGIEVLVDSPGVGSSLQDHPEGVISWDAKQPMVTDSTQWWEIGIFTTTEPGLDRPDLMFHYGSVPFDMHTVRQGYPTSENSFCLTPNVTRARSTGTVRLRSRDFRDKPKVDPRYFTDPHDMRVMTEGIKLAREIVARPAMQEWAGAELFPGPDVRTDDEIADYLKRTHNTVYHPAASVPMGADDDPTKPLDARLRVKGVQGLRVADASAMPFLVAVNPNITTMAIGEKCSDMLKEDNS encoded by the coding sequence ATGACAGACCAGTTCGACTACGTGGTGGTCGGTGGCGGTAGCGCGGGCGCGGCGGTCGCGGCGCGGCTCTCGGAGGACCCGAACGTCACCGTGTGCCTGCTGGAGGCCGGGCCGTCGGACGTGGGCGACAAGGCGATCCTGGAGCTCAAGCGCTGGATGGCGCTGCTGGAGTCCGGCTACGACTGGGACTACCTGATCGAGCCGCAGGAGAACGGCAACTCCTTCATGCGGCACGCGCGGGCGCGAGTGCTCGGCGGCTGTTCCTCGCACAACTCCTGCATCGCGTTCTGGGCCCCGGCCGAGGACCTCGACGAGTGGGAGTCGATGGGCGCCACCGGGTGGAGCGCCAAGGACGTCTTCCCGCTGTACAAGCGGCTGGAGACCAACGACGGGCCGGGCGACCACCACGGCCGCAGCGGCCCGGTGACCATCCGCAGCGTCCCGCCGGAGGACCCGTGCGGCGCCGCCCTGCTGCGCGCCTGCGAGCAGCAGGGCATCCCGACCACGGAGTTCAACTCCGGCAAGACCGTGGTGCACGGGGCCAACTGGTTCCAGATCAACGCCCGCGAGGACGGCACCCGCTCCTCGTCCTCGGTGTCCTACCTGCACCCGAACCTGGACCGGCCGAACCTGGAGATCCGCACCCAGGCGTGGGCCAAGAAGGTGACCTTCAGCGGCACCCGCGCCACCGGCGTGCAGTACCTGGACGCCGACCTGATCCACACCCGCACGGTCACCGCCAGCCGCGAGGTGGTGCTCTCCGCCGGCGCCATCGACACCCCGAAGCTGCTGATGCTCTCGGGCATCGGCCCGGGCGAGCACCTGCGCGAGTTCGGCATCGAGGTGCTGGTGGACTCCCCCGGCGTCGGCTCCAGCCTCCAGGACCACCCGGAGGGCGTGATCAGCTGGGACGCCAAGCAGCCGATGGTCACCGACTCGACGCAGTGGTGGGAGATCGGCATCTTCACCACCACCGAGCCAGGGCTGGACCGGCCGGACCTGATGTTCCACTACGGTTCGGTGCCCTTCGACATGCACACCGTGCGGCAGGGCTACCCGACCTCGGAGAACAGCTTCTGCCTGACCCCGAACGTCACCCGCGCCCGCTCCACCGGCACGGTGCGGCTGCGCAGCCGCGACTTCCGGGACAAGCCGAAGGTCGACCCGCGGTACTTCACCGACCCGCACGACATGCGGGTGATGACCGAGGGCATCAAGCTGGCCCGCGAGATCGTGGCCCGGCCCGCGATGCAGGAGTGGGCGGGCGCGGAGCTGTTCCCCGGCCCGGACGTGCGCACCGACGACGAGATCGCCGACTACCTCAAGCGCACCCACAACACCGTCTACCACCCGGCGGCCTCGGTGCCGATGGGTGCCGACGACGACCCGACCAAGCCGCTGGACGCGCGGCTGCGGGTCAAGGGCGTGCAGGGCCTGCGCGTCGCGGACGCCTCGGCGATGCCGTTCCTGGTGGCGGTGAACCCGAACATCACCACCATGGCCATCGGTGAGAAGTGCTCGGACATGCTGAAGGAGGACAACAGCTGA
- a CDS encoding VOC family protein, whose protein sequence is MTITLNHTIVPARDNAAAADFLAGVLGLRRLPPDGFDGKFAPVEVNDSLTLQFMTVPDAEPHHLAFDVTPEDFDEILARLRDGGVPFGSSPLEPDNGRVDHPLCPRGLFFCDETGNLYEVMSPA, encoded by the coding sequence ATGACCATCACCTTGAACCACACGATCGTCCCCGCCCGGGACAACGCGGCGGCGGCCGACTTCCTGGCCGGGGTCCTCGGCCTGCGCCGCCTGCCGCCGGACGGCTTCGACGGGAAGTTCGCCCCGGTCGAGGTCAACGACTCGCTGACCCTGCAGTTCATGACGGTGCCGGACGCCGAACCGCACCACCTCGCCTTCGACGTGACGCCCGAGGACTTCGACGAGATCCTCGCCCGCCTCCGCGACGGCGGTGTCCCCTTCGGCAGCAGTCCGTTGGAACCGGACAACGGGCGGGTGGACCACCCGCTGTGCCCCCGAGGCCTGTTCTTCTGCGACGAAACCGGAAACCTCTACGAGGTCATGTCCCCGGCCTGA